A genomic stretch from Psychrilyobacter piezotolerans includes:
- a CDS encoding 2-isopropylmalate synthase — protein sequence MEKMIKIFDTTLRDGEQSPGCSMNIGEKIEVARQLEKLGVDIIEAGFPASSRGDFNSVKAIAESVVNVRVAGLARALKGDIDTTWEAIKGARYPRIHTFIATSDIHMKYKLKKTPEEVYKQAVEMVRYAKSKCDDIEFSAEDATRTRPEFLYRIVEGAIEAGATVINIPDTVGYTTPDEFYKIIKGVRENVKNIDMADISVHCHNDLGLAAANSLAAVKAGATQIECTINGIGERAGNAALEEVVMAMGVRKDIYPGQNRINTEEIYRTSQLITKITGVEVQPNKAIVGENAFAHESGIHQHGVLENKETYEIMTPESIGLSKNKMVLGKHSGKHAFESHLKECGYELSREKMEEIFIRFKELADKKKDVSTEDIEALIDGTKEIKDKTYRLNRYTVNTGNTITPIVSINMDKNGESIENVAIGDGPVDAAFKAIDKIVNVEFKLNKYVIKAVTEGSDAQGEVFIRLGKDKKNYNGRYTSTDIVEASIMAYMGAINNYFNEEGRR from the coding sequence ATGGAAAAGATGATAAAGATATTTGATACAACACTGAGAGACGGGGAACAGTCACCGGGATGCAGCATGAACATAGGAGAAAAAATAGAAGTTGCCAGACAATTGGAAAAATTAGGAGTGGACATAATAGAGGCGGGATTCCCGGCTTCATCCAGGGGGGATTTTAATTCGGTCAAGGCAATAGCAGAAAGTGTGGTAAATGTAAGGGTGGCAGGGCTGGCAAGAGCATTAAAAGGAGATATAGATACCACATGGGAAGCCATAAAAGGTGCTCGATATCCAAGGATCCATACATTTATAGCCACCTCGGATATCCATATGAAATATAAATTAAAAAAGACCCCGGAAGAGGTTTATAAACAGGCTGTAGAGATGGTCAGATATGCAAAATCTAAGTGTGATGATATAGAATTTTCAGCAGAGGATGCTACCAGAACCAGGCCGGAATTCCTTTATAGGATAGTGGAAGGTGCTATAGAAGCAGGTGCTACAGTTATAAATATCCCAGATACAGTGGGATATACCACCCCGGATGAATTTTATAAGATAATAAAAGGAGTCAGGGAAAACGTAAAAAATATAGACATGGCAGATATCTCTGTACACTGTCACAATGATTTAGGTCTGGCAGCAGCTAATTCTCTGGCAGCAGTAAAGGCAGGAGCTACCCAGATAGAATGCACCATAAATGGTATAGGAGAAAGAGCGGGGAATGCAGCTTTAGAAGAAGTGGTTATGGCCATGGGGGTAAGAAAAGATATCTACCCGGGACAGAACAGGATAAATACAGAGGAGATCTACAGAACCAGTCAGCTTATCACAAAGATAACAGGAGTTGAGGTACAGCCCAATAAAGCCATTGTAGGGGAAAATGCCTTTGCCCATGAATCGGGAATCCATCAGCATGGGGTACTGGAAAATAAAGAAACCTATGAAATTATGACCCCTGAATCCATAGGACTGAGTAAAAATAAGATGGTACTTGGAAAACATTCGGGGAAACATGCCTTTGAAAGCCATTTGAAGGAATGCGGTTATGAACTGAGCAGGGAGAAAATGGAAGAAATTTTTATACGGTTCAAAGAACTGGCAGACAAGAAAAAAGATGTATCCACAGAAGATATCGAAGCTCTCATAGACGGCACAAAGGAAATAAAAGACAAGACCTACAGATTGAACAGATACACTGTAAATACAGGGAATACAATCACTCCTATAGTATCCATAAATATGGATAAAAATGGAGAAAGCATAGAAAATGTAGCCATTGGAGACGGACCTGTAGATGCAGCATTTAAGGCTATCGATAAGATTGTAAATGTGGAATTTAAACTGAATAAATATGTGATAAAGGCAGTAACAGAGGGAAGCGATGCCCAGGGAGAGGTATTCATAAGGCTGGGTAAAGATAAGAAAAATTATAACGGAAGGTATACAAGTACCGACATAGTAGAAGCCAGTATCATGGCATATATGGGAGCTATAAATAATTATTTTAACGAAGAAGGGAGAAGATAG
- a CDS encoding 3-isopropylmalate dehydratase large subunit, translating to MTIVEKILADRSNKDQVKPGDNIWVDVDILMTHDVCGPGTMGIFKGNFGEDARVWDKGKIVLIPDHYIFTKDKYAMRNIDYVTKFAKEQEIVHFYEPFTDDYKGVCHVALAEEGHNKPGDVLFGTDSHTCTSGAFGQFASGIGNTDAGFIMGTGKLWVRVPESIKFQFEGEFPSYIMGKDVVLQTIKDIGFDGGTYRCMEYGGDAVSGLNMEERMTICNMAIEAGGKCGIIAADEITKKYLEERGVTDYQIHNSDKDAVYHSVHTYDAGKIIPVVAKPYSPGNVEPAENLSHIEVTRSYIGSCTGGKTTDFVAAAKILKGEKVKIETFIVPATRNVERNFEKIRIGGETLKEIFENAGCKIGPPSCAACLGGPEDTFGRTHADEVVISTTNRNFHGRMGSMDSKVYLASPYTAAASALTGKITDPRKYIKKIEVEIDG from the coding sequence ATGACTATAGTAGAGAAAATTTTAGCAGACAGATCCAATAAAGACCAGGTAAAACCTGGAGATAATATCTGGGTAGATGTGGATATCCTCATGACCCATGATGTATGCGGGCCGGGAACCATGGGGATATTCAAGGGAAATTTTGGTGAAGATGCCAGGGTATGGGACAAAGGAAAGATAGTTTTAATACCGGATCATTATATATTTACAAAAGATAAATATGCCATGAGAAATATAGACTATGTGACTAAATTTGCCAAAGAACAGGAGATTGTGCATTTTTATGAACCCTTTACCGATGACTACAAAGGTGTATGCCATGTAGCTCTGGCAGAAGAAGGACACAATAAACCGGGAGATGTATTGTTTGGAACAGATTCCCATACATGTACCTCAGGAGCCTTCGGGCAGTTTGCTTCTGGGATAGGAAATACAGATGCAGGGTTTATTATGGGAACGGGAAAACTATGGGTGAGGGTGCCCGAATCCATAAAATTTCAGTTTGAGGGCGAATTTCCAAGCTATATCATGGGAAAGGATGTAGTTCTTCAGACAATTAAAGACATAGGTTTTGATGGTGGTACCTACAGATGTATGGAATACGGGGGAGATGCCGTCTCGGGATTAAATATGGAAGAGAGGATGACCATCTGTAATATGGCCATAGAAGCCGGAGGAAAGTGCGGAATAATAGCCGCCGATGAAATAACTAAAAAATATTTAGAGGAAAGGGGAGTAACAGATTACCAGATCCATAACTCAGATAAAGATGCAGTTTATCATTCTGTACATACCTATGATGCCGGTAAGATAATTCCGGTAGTTGCAAAACCCTATTCCCCCGGGAATGTAGAACCGGCAGAAAACTTATCCCATATAGAGGTAACCAGGTCATATATAGGATCCTGCACAGGGGGAAAAACTACAGATTTTGTAGCAGCAGCCAAGATACTGAAAGGGGAAAAGGTAAAGATAGAAACCTTTATAGTCCCTGCTACAAGGAACGTAGAAAGAAATTTTGAAAAGATCAGGATAGGCGGGGAAACACTGAAAGAGATCTTTGAAAATGCCGGATGTAAGATAGGGCCTCCATCATGTGCAGCATGTTTAGGAGGACCAGAGGATACCTTTGGCCGAACTCACGCAGATGAGGTGGTTATATCCACAACCAACAGAAATTTTCATGGGAGGATGGGATCTATGGATTCCAAGGTATATCTGGCCTCTCCCTATACGGCTGCAGCATCGGCATTGACAGGAAAGATAACAGACCCGAGAAAATACATAAAAAAAATAGAGGTGGAAATAGATGGATAA
- a CDS encoding 3-isopropylmalate dehydratase, whose amino-acid sequence MDKIRGKAYVVGDNIDTDQIIPAIHLVYRTDIEEEAKNYGKYAMSGMDPSAVKKTFIEGDRYESDYTIMISGKNFGCGSSREHAPLALDKAGIKAVVAESYARIFYRNSVDGGFLIPYESKDRLIDEIKTGDEIEITGNLLKNITADKEYILGELGDIEGIITAGGIFNYAVQNGFISK is encoded by the coding sequence ATGGATAAGATAAGGGGAAAGGCATATGTAGTAGGGGATAATATCGATACAGATCAGATAATTCCAGCTATTCATTTGGTGTATAGAACAGATATAGAGGAAGAGGCTAAAAATTACGGTAAATACGCCATGTCCGGGATGGATCCCAGTGCTGTAAAAAAAACCTTCATAGAGGGAGACAGATATGAATCGGACTATACAATAATGATTTCAGGAAAAAACTTTGGATGCGGGTCATCCAGGGAACATGCTCCTCTAGCCCTTGATAAGGCAGGGATAAAAGCAGTGGTAGCCGAGAGCTATGCGAGGATATTTTACAGGAATTCTGTAGACGGGGGATTTTTGATCCCCTATGAAAGCAAAGACAGACTGATAGATGAGATTAAAACCGGAGATGAGATAGAAATTACAGGAAATTTATTAAAAAATATAACTGCAGATAAAGAATATATCCTGGGAGAACTAGGAGATATAGAGGGGATAATAACAGCCGGCGGGATATTTAATTATGCTGTACAGAATGGATTTATATCTAAATAG
- the leuB gene encoding 3-isopropylmalate dehydrogenase: MEYRVTVMPGDGIGREIVEGAVKVIKKIEEKYNHKFNINYADIGGIAIDNHGTPLPEETIEMCKNSDGIILGAVGGPKWDSLKGEDRPERGLLNIRKELGLYTNLRPAIVYEPLKNASPLKPEIIGEGLDICIVRELTGGIYFGEKGVKEDGTAYDVLSYNEEEVKRIAVKGFETAMKRGKKLTSVDKSNVLESSRLWRRVVIEVSKDYPEVELNHMYVDNAAMQLLINPTQFDVILTMNMFGDILSDEASMITGSIGMLPSASIGEKYGLYEPIHGSAPDIAGQDIANPIATILSAAMMFKHSMGLPEEGTAIEKAVEKVLNDGIRTRDIHTDSTKLVGTEEMVSLIVKNI, encoded by the coding sequence ATGGAATATAGAGTAACTGTGATGCCGGGAGACGGAATAGGCAGGGAAATCGTAGAAGGAGCAGTAAAGGTAATAAAAAAAATAGAAGAAAAGTACAACCATAAATTTAATATAAACTATGCCGATATTGGCGGGATAGCCATAGATAATCATGGGACACCATTGCCGGAAGAAACAATTGAGATGTGCAAAAACAGTGACGGGATAATCTTAGGGGCTGTAGGAGGACCCAAATGGGATAGTCTCAAGGGGGAAGACAGGCCGGAAAGGGGACTGCTGAATATCAGAAAAGAATTGGGTCTCTATACAAATCTAAGACCGGCTATAGTATATGAACCCCTAAAAAATGCTTCTCCATTGAAACCGGAGATAATAGGAGAGGGTCTTGATATCTGTATAGTCAGGGAACTGACCGGAGGAATTTATTTCGGGGAAAAAGGAGTAAAGGAAGACGGGACAGCATATGATGTCCTCTCCTACAATGAGGAGGAGGTAAAAAGGATAGCGGTAAAGGGGTTTGAAACAGCCATGAAGAGGGGTAAAAAACTGACAAGTGTGGATAAATCCAATGTATTGGAAAGTTCCAGGTTGTGGAGAAGAGTTGTGATAGAGGTTTCCAAAGACTACCCAGAGGTAGAATTAAACCATATGTATGTAGATAATGCAGCTATGCAGTTACTGATAAACCCGACTCAGTTTGATGTTATCTTAACTATGAATATGTTTGGAGATATATTATCCGATGAAGCCAGTATGATAACGGGCTCCATTGGGATGCTGCCATCAGCCAGCATAGGAGAAAAATACGGGTTATATGAGCCCATCCATGGATCTGCACCGGATATAGCAGGGCAGGATATAGCCAATCCCATAGCCACTATTTTATCGGCTGCTATGATGTTTAAGCATTCTATGGGACTCCCAGAGGAAGGCACAGCCATAGAGAAAGCGGTAGAAAAAGTTTTAAATGACGGGATAAGGACAAGGGATATCCATACAGATTCAACTAAATTAGTTGGGACCGAGGAGATGGTAAGTTTGATCGTGAAAAATATTTAA
- a CDS encoding branched-chain amino acid transaminase: MINTKKIWMNGEMIDHDNANVHVLSHVMHYGTSFFEGIRAYKTEEGTAIFRLDEHIDRLYNSCKIYRTEIPYTKEEIKKAISDTIKINGIKTAYIRPLVYRGYNSLGVNPSNCPVETMIATWEWGAYLGEEALTQGVDVCVSSWRRLAPNTMPTAAKAGGNYLSSQLIKVEALENGYDEGIALDYSGNVSEGSGENLFVISNGKIYSPQSGSSALIGITRDSVITIARDLGYEVVEETISRESLYTADELFFSGTAAEITPIASVDKIKIGIGKRGPITEKIQEAFFEMTEGKNIKYNSWLTYIK; this comes from the coding sequence ATGATAAACACTAAAAAAATATGGATGAATGGGGAGATGATCGATCATGACAATGCCAATGTTCATGTTTTATCCCATGTAATGCACTATGGAACCAGTTTTTTTGAAGGAATAAGAGCATATAAAACAGAGGAAGGAACAGCTATATTCAGACTGGATGAACATATTGACAGACTGTACAATTCTTGTAAAATATACAGAACAGAGATCCCGTATACCAAAGAAGAGATAAAAAAAGCAATATCTGACACCATAAAAATCAACGGGATAAAAACAGCCTATATCAGACCATTGGTATACAGGGGATATAATTCTTTAGGAGTAAATCCGTCTAATTGCCCCGTGGAAACCATGATTGCCACCTGGGAATGGGGAGCATATTTAGGGGAGGAGGCATTGACTCAGGGAGTGGACGTCTGTGTTTCATCTTGGAGAAGATTAGCACCAAATACAATGCCCACAGCTGCCAAGGCCGGAGGAAATTATCTGAGTTCCCAGCTTATTAAGGTGGAAGCACTGGAAAATGGGTACGATGAAGGGATAGCACTGGATTATTCAGGGAATGTCAGTGAGGGAAGCGGAGAAAATTTATTTGTGATTTCCAACGGGAAGATATATTCTCCCCAATCGGGGTCATCTGCACTTATCGGTATCACCCGGGATTCGGTGATAACAATAGCCCGTGACTTAGGTTACGAAGTTGTGGAAGAAACAATCTCCAGAGAATCACTATATACGGCAGATGAACTCTTTTTTTCCGGGACTGCAGCTGAGATAACACCAATAGCCAGTGTGGACAAGATAAAAATTGGAATTGGTAAAAGGGGGCCTATTACAGAAAAAATTCAAGAAGCTTTCTTTGAGATGACCGAGGGGAAAAACATTAAATATAATTCATGGTTAACTTACATTAAATAG
- a CDS encoding YczE/YyaS/YitT family protein: MKNEILKYIKLFLGFFVCSLGIVLIIRSNLGFSPWNVLHQGISKVGDITIGQASILVGILVITLDILLGEQIGSGTIFNIIFIGSFMDLILFLEVIPLSRNPLIGVPMMFMGLFILGIGCYLYISTGLGCGPRDALMVALTKKTDFSVRFIRSSIEITVLVIGYFLGGYVGVGTVITAVFTGTFIQGVFKIFDFDVKSVTHRNIKDEVILLRTYISKKAT; this comes from the coding sequence ATGAAAAATGAAATTTTAAAATATATAAAATTATTTCTTGGGTTTTTTGTCTGTTCTTTAGGAATTGTTCTCATTATAAGATCCAATCTGGGGTTTTCTCCCTGGAATGTTCTCCACCAGGGTATCTCAAAAGTTGGAGACATTACAATCGGTCAGGCCAGTATCCTTGTTGGAATCTTAGTCATAACTTTGGATATTTTATTGGGAGAACAAATAGGCAGCGGCACCATATTTAATATCATATTTATTGGAAGTTTTATGGATTTAATTCTTTTTTTAGAGGTAATCCCCCTAAGCCGCAATCCTCTTATTGGTGTTCCTATGATGTTTATGGGATTATTTATCTTAGGTATCGGCTGTTATCTCTATATCTCTACCGGTCTTGGCTGCGGTCCCAGGGACGCACTTATGGTTGCTCTCACGAAAAAAACTGATTTTTCTGTGAGATTTATAAGAAGCTCCATTGAAATTACTGTTCTAGTTATAGGATATTTTTTAGGAGGATATGTAGGAGTGGGGACGGTCATCACAGCAGTCTTCACCGGAACTTTTATACAGGGAGTTTTTAAGATCTTTGATTTTGACGTTAAATCGGTAACTCACAGGAATATAAAAGATGAAGTGATCCTCCTAAGAACATATATTTCAAAAAAAGCAACGTGA
- a CDS encoding YczE/YyaS/YitT family protein — translation MKNEILKYIKLFLGFFVHALGIVLIIRSNLGFSPWDVLHQGVSKIGHITIGQASILVGIIVITVDVMLGEQIGSGTIFNIIFIGIFMDLILYSKIIPLSHSVLTGIPMMFLGIFVFGIGTYLYISPGLGNGPRDALMVALTKKTNSSVRFIRSTIEITVLVIGYFLGGYAGMGTIITAVLIGGFMQRIFNMFDFDVKSVDHRNIKDEAILLKAYISKK, via the coding sequence ATGAAAAATGAAATTTTAAAATATATAAAATTATTTCTTGGTTTTTTTGTACATGCTTTAGGAATTGTTCTCATTATAAGATCTAATCTGGGGTTCTCCCCCTGGGATGTTCTCCATCAGGGTGTCTCAAAAATTGGACATATTACAATCGGTCAGGCAAGTATCCTTGTTGGAATAATAGTAATAACTGTAGATGTAATGTTAGGAGAACAAATAGGCAGCGGCACCATATTTAATATTATATTTATTGGAATTTTTATGGATTTAATTCTTTATTCAAAGATAATCCCCCTAAGTCATAGTGTTCTTACTGGTATTCCTATGATGTTTTTAGGGATATTTGTATTTGGGATAGGAACTTACCTGTATATATCTCCTGGTCTTGGGAACGGGCCGAGGGATGCATTGATGGTGGCTCTCACCAAAAAAACTAATTCTTCTGTGAGATTTATAAGGAGTACTATTGAAATTACTGTTTTAGTTATAGGATATTTTTTAGGAGGATATGCCGGAATGGGAACAATAATTACGGCAGTTTTAATCGGAGGTTTTATGCAGAGAATTTTTAATATGTTTGATTTCGACGTTAAATCTGTGGATCACAGGAATATAAAGGATGAAGCGATCCTTTTAAAAGCATATATTTCGAAAAAATAA
- the murQ gene encoding N-acetylmuramic acid 6-phosphate etherase, producing MELNLKQMVTESRNKNTMNIDLLNTMEMVRVINDEDKKVALAVEKELENIAKAIDKISYAFLNGGRLIYIGAGTSGRLGILDASECPPTFGTPAELVVGLIAGGKNAILRAVENAEDNKELCVDDLKGIGFNSKDILVGIAASGRTPYVMGGIEYAKELGAATVGLSCNPSSILAESVDIPISPVVGGEVVTGSSRLKAGTAQKLVLNMLTTGSMIKIGKVYGNLMVDVEPTNEKLVERQKKIVMEATDCTREEAIYALRDTGGHCKTAILMILGGLEAEEAEMLLSEKKGFIREALKTVKSVLK from the coding sequence ATGGAATTAAATTTAAAACAGATGGTAACTGAAAGCAGAAATAAAAATACCATGAATATAGATCTCTTGAATACCATGGAGATGGTAAGGGTAATAAATGATGAGGATAAAAAAGTTGCCTTGGCAGTTGAAAAAGAATTGGAAAATATTGCAAAAGCTATCGATAAGATAAGCTATGCATTTTTAAATGGGGGAAGACTCATATATATAGGTGCCGGAACATCTGGAAGGCTGGGGATCCTAGATGCCAGCGAATGCCCTCCTACATTCGGAACACCGGCAGAATTAGTGGTAGGACTCATTGCAGGAGGAAAAAATGCGATTCTGAGAGCGGTGGAAAATGCCGAGGATAATAAAGAGCTGTGTGTGGATGATTTAAAAGGTATCGGTTTTAATTCTAAAGATATATTGGTAGGAATAGCAGCCAGCGGAAGAACACCATATGTAATGGGTGGAATTGAGTATGCCAAGGAATTAGGAGCTGCCACAGTGGGCCTAAGCTGTAATCCGAGTAGTATACTGGCCGAATCTGTAGATATCCCGATCTCTCCAGTAGTAGGAGGGGAAGTGGTGACAGGGTCGTCAAGGTTAAAGGCTGGAACGGCACAAAAGTTAGTATTGAATATGCTGACCACCGGATCCATGATAAAGATCGGAAAGGTATATGGAAATCTAATGGTAGATGTAGAACCTACCAATGAAAAGCTGGTGGAAAGACAAAAAAAGATAGTAATGGAAGCCACTGATTGCACCAGGGAAGAAGCCATCTATGCCTTAAGGGATACAGGGGGGCATTGTAAGACCGCCATTCTCATGATCTTGGGAGGTTTAGAGGCAGAGGAGGCTGAAATGCTCCTGTCGGAAAAAAAAGGATTTATCCGAGAGGCGTTAAAAACAGTTAAATCAGTCTTGAAATAG
- the murP gene encoding PTS N-acetylmuramic acid transporter subunit IIBC yields MDYKKIAEKIMKLAGEKKNICGYTSCMTRLRISVKNLEKVDLEGLKAIEGVLGLNQNGDELQLIFGPGKVKKAYTALDELYKSTAENQIGEKESFQETVKNQKSTVKARRTSKFQGFMAKFSNIFVPLIPGFIAAGMLAGLAGLCRELNITGDWVDYISVFNKSLTKFMYIMIGFNAAKAFGGSGVIGGMLSGLFLLGYGDGGNSGMTEFFGRTIEPRGGMIGILFTTIIAAKFEIFIREKFSWEPTDIITTPIITLLAMGTLAYTLIMPLSFKLFGLMNYAFANLNGNPIGGGILAGLFLPSVMMGIHQGFVPVYQGLLQTTGMNSLFPILAMAGAGQVGAALALYVKSPKESSLRENIRGAIVPGFLGIGEPLIYGVTLPRVKPFFTSMAGGAIGGIYIGIMSQIGFTFGLNTVFGSSGILGSFAMTSKSGVLTAIILYMSALGVAYISGFILTYLFGCKNVDLS; encoded by the coding sequence ATGGATTATAAGAAAATTGCAGAAAAAATAATGAAGCTTGCAGGGGAAAAGAAAAATATTTGTGGTTATACCAGCTGTATGACGCGTCTGAGGATATCGGTAAAGAATTTGGAGAAAGTTGATCTGGAAGGGTTAAAAGCTATCGAGGGGGTATTGGGATTAAATCAAAATGGTGATGAACTGCAATTAATATTCGGTCCTGGGAAGGTCAAAAAAGCATATACAGCTCTGGATGAACTCTATAAATCAACAGCTGAAAATCAAATCGGTGAAAAAGAAAGTTTTCAAGAGACGGTAAAAAATCAAAAAAGTACTGTAAAAGCCAGGAGAACAAGCAAGTTTCAAGGATTTATGGCAAAGTTTTCCAATATATTTGTTCCGTTAATTCCAGGATTTATCGCAGCAGGGATGCTGGCAGGATTAGCAGGGCTGTGCAGGGAATTAAATATAACAGGTGACTGGGTTGACTATATAAGTGTATTTAATAAATCACTGACTAAATTTATGTATATAATGATAGGATTCAATGCTGCTAAAGCATTTGGAGGGTCAGGAGTAATAGGGGGGATGTTATCGGGGCTGTTCTTACTTGGATATGGTGATGGCGGAAACAGCGGTATGACAGAGTTTTTTGGTCGGACTATTGAACCCCGCGGGGGAATGATAGGGATATTATTCACTACAATTATTGCAGCTAAATTTGAAATATTTATCAGGGAGAAATTTTCATGGGAACCCACAGATATAATTACAACTCCTATAATTACCCTGTTGGCCATGGGAACCCTGGCTTATACACTGATCATGCCATTGTCCTTTAAACTATTCGGTCTCATGAACTATGCCTTTGCAAATCTAAACGGGAATCCAATTGGAGGGGGTATTTTGGCAGGACTATTCCTTCCTTCAGTGATGATGGGAATACACCAGGGGTTTGTGCCGGTATATCAGGGATTACTACAGACAACTGGGATGAACTCATTATTTCCGATTTTAGCTATGGCGGGAGCAGGGCAGGTAGGAGCAGCACTGGCACTCTATGTGAAATCTCCTAAAGAATCCAGTCTGCGTGAAAATATAAGGGGAGCCATTGTACCGGGTTTCTTAGGGATAGGAGAACCGTTGATCTACGGTGTGACGCTGCCCAGGGTAAAGCCGTTCTTTACATCTATGGCAGGAGGAGCCATTGGAGGAATATATATAGGTATAATGTCTCAGATAGGATTTACCTTTGGATTAAACACTGTATTTGGATCTTCAGGGATCCTGGGATCATTTGCTATGACATCTAAGAGCGGGGTGCTGACAGCAATAATTCTGTATATGTCAGCATTAGGAGTTGCATATATTTCCGGATTTATCCTTACATACCTGTTTGGATGTAAAAATGTAGATCTGTCCTAA
- a CDS encoding alpha,alpha-phosphotrehalase → MNENFKDKVVYQIYPMSFMDTTGNGMGDIRGIISKLDYLKELGVDLLWLTPVYSSPKNDNGYDIADYYQIDPDFGTMEDFEELLSEAEKRGLGILMDIVANHTSTEHTWFKKALEGSKKHQDYYVFRGKEFVKDHPVTSIFGGDAWEYIENLDLYYLHNFDKTQADLDWDNKEVREETYRMMNFWLEKGVKGFRFDVIDMISKVWERCEMSNGPKLHEYIEEMADATYRNYDDSFTVGETWSADLEHAEKYSNPDNSEFSMIFTFEHTMFGIDKWKSSIDLLKLKEIFEKWQKGLHGKGWNSLFYNNHDLPRAISRFGDDREKFREISGKGLAILLYLMEGTPYIYQGEEIGMTNRSWTREEMQDVEAINYFEMAAEKEDEAEVLKKIGNISRDNARTPVQWNDSKNAGFTGGKPWIVVNENYKTVNVRGALRDKNSIFYTYKELIKIRKKMDLIKNGTFDLIDKKSKEHFSYVREYRGGKLYVFSNMTDKGIVIPEMTGVKDGEIIISNYNETEKNGRLRPYETLAVRVKAKG, encoded by the coding sequence ATGAATGAAAATTTTAAAGATAAAGTAGTATACCAGATATATCCCATGAGTTTTATGGATACCACCGGAAATGGGATGGGGGATATCAGGGGGATAATAAGTAAATTGGACTATTTAAAAGAATTAGGCGTAGATCTTCTATGGCTGACCCCTGTATACAGCTCTCCTAAAAACGATAATGGGTATGATATTGCCGATTATTACCAGATTGATCCGGACTTTGGGACTATGGAAGATTTTGAGGAGCTTTTATCCGAGGCAGAGAAAAGAGGGCTGGGAATCCTTATGGATATAGTGGCTAATCATACATCTACAGAGCATACTTGGTTTAAAAAAGCCCTTGAAGGGAGTAAAAAACATCAGGATTATTATGTCTTCAGGGGAAAGGAGTTTGTAAAGGATCATCCCGTAACTTCAATATTTGGAGGAGATGCCTGGGAGTATATTGAGAATTTAGACCTGTACTATCTGCATAACTTTGATAAAACCCAGGCTGATCTGGACTGGGATAACAAAGAAGTAAGGGAAGAAACCTACAGGATGATGAATTTTTGGCTGGAGAAAGGAGTGAAAGGGTTTAGATTTGATGTAATAGACATGATCAGCAAGGTCTGGGAAAGGTGTGAGATGTCCAATGGGCCGAAACTCCATGAATATATAGAGGAGATGGCAGATGCTACCTACAGAAATTATGATGATAGTTTTACTGTGGGGGAAACCTGGTCGGCTGATTTAGAGCATGCTGAAAAATACTCCAATCCGGATAACAGTGAATTTTCAATGATCTTTACATTTGAACACACCATGTTTGGAATAGATAAGTGGAAATCATCTATCGATCTGCTGAAGTTAAAAGAGATTTTTGAAAAGTGGCAGAAAGGACTGCATGGAAAGGGATGGAACTCACTTTTTTATAACAACCATGATCTGCCCAGGGCAATATCCAGATTTGGGGATGACAGGGAGAAATTCAGGGAGATTTCAGGAAAGGGGCTGGCAATCCTCCTTTATTTGATGGAGGGAACCCCCTATATCTATCAGGGGGAAGAGATAGGAATGACCAACAGATCCTGGACCAGGGAAGAGATGCAGGATGTGGAAGCTATAAATTATTTTGAGATGGCAGCAGAAAAAGAAGATGAGGCAGAGGTACTCAAAAAAATAGGTAATATTTCCAGGGATAATGCAAGAACACCTGTCCAGTGGAATGACAGCAAAAATGCCGGATTTACAGGAGGAAAGCCCTGGATTGTAGTCAATGAAAATTATAAAACAGTAAATGTCAGAGGTGCACTCAGGGATAAAAACTCTATATTTTATACTTATAAGGAGCTGATAAAAATAAGGAAAAAAATGGATCTTATTAAAAATGGGACCTTTGATCTGATAGATAAAAAATCTAAGGAGCATTTTTCATATGTCAGGGAATATAGGGGGGGAAAACTCTATGTTTTTTCCAATATGACAGATAAAGGTATAGTGATCCCGGAGATGACAGGGGTGAAAGACGGGGAAATAATTATCTCAAATTATAATGAAACAGAAAAAAATGGCAGGCTGAGACCATATGAAACTCTGGCAGTGAGAGTTAAAGCGAAAGGGTAA